Part of the Candidatus Binataceae bacterium genome, GGCATACTCGCCGTCGCCGCCACCACGTCCGCCCAAGAACCTCACGGTAAGCGCTACGATCTCGGTGGTTTTTCGCTTGCCGGTTCCATCTTTGGCTTCATATTCGCGGTAGGAGATTCGTCCTTCAATATAAGCCTGGCGCCCTTTCTTCAGGTACTGCGCGCACAGCTCGCCCTGTTTTCCCCAGACGACGATATTGTGCCAATCGGTACGTTCCTGGCGATTGCCGCTCTTGTCGGTAAAGGTATCGGAAGTCGCGATGGAGAAAGTCGTCACCGATGATCCGGAATTGGTGTAGCGCGTTTCCGGATCGCGTCCGAGATTGCCAATCAGAATAACCTTGTTTACCGACGCCATCTCACTCCACCTCTGCGCTAAAAGCTAATCGCACGCTCGCCGGCAAGGCAAGTGAGACCTACGCGAACATTCCAGAGATTTATAAACAGGAAGCGCTCCGCGCGCGCGGAGGTTCGCAACGCGGAGCGCTATCGGGCAGAGCGGCAGCTTCTACCAGCAGGCGCGATGATGATGACGGAACCACGGGTTATTGCATGCTAATGG contains:
- a CDS encoding single-stranded DNA-binding protein, producing MASVNKVILIGNLGRDPETRYTNSGSSVTTFSIATSDTFTDKSGNRQERTDWHNIVVWGKQGELCAQYLKKGRQAYIEGRISYREYEAKDGTGKRKTTEIVALTVRFLGGRGGGDGEYAGAGASRGGSMSGGGGGGSGVVDEMPPIDDEDIPF